From the genome of Zalophus californianus isolate mZalCal1 chromosome 6, mZalCal1.pri.v2, whole genome shotgun sequence, one region includes:
- the LOC113908695 gene encoding ubiquitin-conjugating enzyme E2 C-like produces the protein MASQNRDPAAASVAAARKGAELSLEFPSGYPYNAPTVKFLTPCYHPNVDTQGNICLDILKDKWSALYDVRTILLSIQSLLGEPNIDSPLNTHAAELWKNPTAFKKYLQETYSKQVSSQDP, from the coding sequence ATGGCCTCCCAGAACCGTGACCCAGCTGCCGCCAGCGTCGCCGCCGCCCGCAAGGGAGCCGAGCTCTCGCTGGAGTTCCCCAGTGGCTACCCTTACAACGCGCCCACGGTGAAGTTCCTCACACCCTGCTACCACCCCAACGTGGACACCCAGGGAAATATCTGCCTGGACATCCTGAAGGACAAGTGGTCTGCCCTGTATGATGTCAGGACCATCCTGCTGTCCATCCAGAGCCTGCTAGGAGAACCAAACATTGATAGTCCTTTGAACACGCATGCTGCCGAGCTCTGGAAAAACCCCACAGCCTTTAAGAAGTATCTGCAAGAAACCTACTCAAAGCAGGTCTCCAGCCAAGATCCCTGA